In Flavobacterium sp. 83, the genomic window GATTTCTTCAATATGATTATGCCTGGTACAGTTGGAGACAGATGGTTTATTGGTGTTTCTGAAATTGCTTCTGTTCTTTTCTTCCTTGGATTATTTATTTTTGTTGTTTTTACAGCATTAACTAAAGCTCCTTTGTTGCCAAAAAGAAATCCATACATAGAAGAGAGTAAACATTTTCATTATTAATATTTAAACAAAGAAACAGATGACAAGTTTGTTGGTAATTATAGTTTTAGTTTTATTAGCTGTTGCTTTATGGCAATTGACGAAAATATTTGACTTAACTCAAGTAGGTTCTAATTCGGACAGTTCTCAAGTGGCTACTGATAATGATAATAATGTTCAAGGTTATTTAATGTTTGGTTTCTTGGCATTCATTTATATTTTTACGATCTATGGATTGTTTAAATGGGGATCATTAGTTCTTCACACACCAGCTTCAGAGCATGGTGCTCTTGTTGATAATCTTATGAATATCACTTGGGTTTTAATATTTATTGTTCAGGCAATCACTCAAGTTTTGTTGCATTATTTTGCCTTTAAATATAGAGGTAAAAAAGATCAAAAGGCTTTATATTTTGCTGATAATAATAAATTAGAAGCAATTTGGAGTGTTATTCCAGCAGTTGTACTTGCGGGTTTAATTCTTTATGGTCTTTATGCTTGGACTAATATTATGTTTATTGATGATGAAGATGATACAGTAGTAATTGAGTTATATGCACAACAATTCAAATGGACTGCTAGATATGCAGGAAATGATAATGTTTTGGGTAAAGCAAATGTTAGATATATTGAAGGTGTTAATACGCTTGGTGTGGATTTAGGTGATCCTTATTCACAAGATGATATTGTTGTGTCAGAATTACATATTCCTAAAGGAAAAAAAATACATTTTAAGATGCGTTCTCAGGATGTTTTGCATTCAGCTTATATGCCATATTTTAGAGCTCAAATGAATTGTGTTCCGGGTATGGTTACTGAATTCGCTTTTACTCCAATATACACTACTTCTGAATATAGAGATTTACCTTTTATGATTGAAAAGGTAGCCAATATTAATGCTATAAGAACTAAGAAAAGTGCTGAGTTAGTAGCTAATGGTGAAACCGCTTTAGATCCTTACGCATTTGATTATTTGTTATTATGTAATAAAATTTGCGGAGCTTCACATTATAACATGCAAATGAAAGTTATAGTTGATACTCCTGAAGAGTATAAAAAATGGTTAAGCGAAAAAGCGACTTTAGTACAAGAAGTAAAAACGTCGAAAATTCCTGCTCCAGTAGAAGGAGGAACTGGAAAAGATTCTACTAGTGCTAAAGACACGGCAGCTGTTGCTAAAATAGCTATGAAATAATATTATTAAGAAAAATTTAAAGTATACACATATGTCAGCAGAAGGTCACGATCACGGACACGATCACGAACACGAACATCATCATAAAGACACTTTCATTACTAAATATATTTTTAGTATTGATCACAAAATGATTGCCAAACAGTACTTGCTAACCGGTATTATTATGGGAGTTATTGGTGTAGGTATGTCTATGCTTTTTAGAATGCAATTGGCATGGCCAGAGCAATCATTCAAGATTTTCAATATATTACTTGGAGATAAATGGGCTCCAAACGGGGTAATGGCTAATGATATCTATTTATCATTAGTTACCATACATGGTACTATAATGGTATTTTTTGTTCTTACTGCAGGTTTAAGTGGAACTTTTAGTAATTTATTGATACCACTTCAAATTGGAGCGCGAGATATGGCTTCAGGATTTATGAATATGATTTCTTATTGGTTGTTTTTCTTGTCAAGTGTTATCATGATAAGTTCTTTATTTGTTGAATCAGGACCTGCAAATGCTGGTTGGACTATTTATCCGCCTTTAAGTGCTCTCCCTCAAGCGATCTCTGGTTCTGGTCTTGGTATGACTTTATGGTTAGTTTCCATGGCTATATTTATTGCTTCTTCTTTAATGGGATCTTTAAATTACGTTGTGACTGTAATTAATCTTAGAACTAAAGGGATGTCAATGACAAGATTGCCACTTACAATTTGGGCTTTCTTTGTAACTGCTATTATTGGTATAGTTTCTTTTCCAGTTTTGTTATCAGCAGCTTTATTGTTAATTTTTGATAGAAGTTTTGGTACTTCATTCTTCTTGTCTGATATTTATATAGCAGGTGAAGTTTTACATTACCAAGGAGGTTCACCAGTATTGTTTGAACACTTATTTTGGTTCTTGGGACACCCGGAAGTATATATTGTATTATTACCGGCTTTAGGTATTACTTCTGAAGTTATTGCTACTAACTCTCGAAAACCAATTTTTGGTTATAGAGCGATGATTATGTCAATTTTGGCTATCGCATTTTTATCTACAATTGTTTGGGGTCACCATATGTTTATCTCTGGTATGAATCCATTCTTAGGATCTGTATTTACATTTACAACTTTGTTGATTGCTATTCCTTCTGCAGTAAAAGCGTTTAATTATATTACAACACTTTGGAAAGGAAATTTACAATTGAATCCTGCTATGTTGTTTTCAATAGGTTTAGTTTCTACTTTTATTACAGGTGGTTTGACAGGTATTATTCTTGGGGATAGTACATTGGATATTAATGTTCACGATACATATTTTGTAGTTGCTCACTTTCACTTAGTAATGGGTATATCTGCTCTTTATGGTATGTTTGCAGGTATTTATCACTGGTTTCCAAGAATGTTTGGAAGAATGTTAAACAAGAATTTAGGATATGTACACTTTTGGGTGACTGCAATCTGTGCTTATGGTGTTTTCTTCCCAATGCACTTTATAGGATTAGCAGGTTTGCCAAGACGTTATTATACAAACACAAACTTTCCATTATTTGATGATTTACAAAATGTAAATGTTCTTATTACTACTTTTGCATTAATTGGTGGAGCTTTTCAATTGGTATTTTTATACAACTTTTTCAGTAGTATATTCTATGGTAAAAAATCTGTTCAGAATCCATGGAAATCAAATACTCTTGAATGGACGGCTCCAGTAGAACATATTCACGGTAACTGGCCGGGTGAGATACCTGAAGTACACCGTTGGCCTTATGATTACAGTAATCCTGCTCATGATGTAGATTTTGTGCCTCAAAATGTTCCAATGAAAGAAGGTGAAGAAGTTCTTCATCATTAAAATAAAGCTTTTAGCCCCTACTGATAAAGTAGGGGCTTTTTTATTTAGTTGAGGTATCTATATAGCGACATATTTGTTGTATTGCTTTTTTATTATTGTGATTATTGATAATTTTTATAAAGTCTTCAAAGGGAATTCTTCCAAACTAAATTCTTTCTTTATCTTTGTTTCATGAATGAAAATTTAGATCCAACTAAAAACGGTTATAATGCGGATGAACTTGATCTTGAAAAAAGATTGCGACCTCTTTCATTCGATGATTTTGCCGGTCAAGATCAGATATTGGAAAATTTAAAAGTTTTTGTTCAGGCAGCTAATCAAAGAAATGAAGCGCTTGATCACACCCTTTTCCATGGACCTCCAGGTTTAGGGAAAACTACTCTTGCTAATATTCTTGCAAATGAGCTTCAAGTAGGAATTAAGATTACTTCTGGTCCTGTTTTAGATAAGCCAGGAGACTTAGCCGGTTTATTAACGAATCTTGAAGAAAGAGATGTGTTATTTATTGATGAAATCCATCGTTTAAGCCCCATAGTTGAAGAATATTTATATTCGGCAATGGAAGACTTTAAAATTGATATTATGATTGAATCTGGTCCAAATGCACGTACTGTTCAAATCAATCTAAATCCATTTACTTTAATTGGTGCTACAACACGATCTGGACTACTAACAGCACCCATGAGAGCGCGTTTTGGGATATCATCCAGGTTGCAATATTATACGACCGAGTTATTAACCACTATTGTGGAGAGAAGTGCAGCTATTTTTAAAATGCCTATCACAATGGAAGCAGCAATAGAGATTGCAGGTAGAAGTAGAGGTACTCCCCGAATTGCAAATGCTTTATTGCGTCGTGTTCGTGATTTTGCACAAATTAAAGGTAATGGTAAGATAGACATTGAAATTGCTCGTTATGCGCTAAAAGCACTTAATGTAGATGCTCATGGTCTTGACGAAATGGATAATAAAATACTTACTACAATTATTGAAAAATTCAAAGGAGGCCCTGTAGGTTTATCAACTTTGGCAACTGCCGTATCTGAAAGTAGTGAAACTATCGAAGAAGTTTATGAACCATTCCTTATTCAAGAGGGTTTTATTATGAGGACTCCAAGAGGTAGAGAAGTCACAGATAAAGCCTATAAACATTTGGGTAAGTTAAAAACAAATATTCAAGGCGGATTGTTTTAATATCTTAAGTTAATTCCTGTTATTTACTAAATCTATCTTGTCAAATAACGAGATAGGATATCAATTCAAACGAAGTTCACTAAACACTAATAAAAATAGCAGTTAAGTGAACTAATCAGGGCCAGTATTTAATTGCCAATTTTAAATTTTTAGTCATAAGTTTAAAATCTAAATATACAGCGTTCATTAAATCCGAGGCAAAACGCCTTGGTTTTTTTGCGTGTGGTATTTCCAAAGCTCAGTTTTTAGAAGAGGAAGCGCCTCGATTAGAAAATTGGTTAAATAAAAACAGAAATGGTGAAATGTCCTATATGGAAAATCATTTCGACAAACGTTTAAACCCTACCTTGCTAGTTGATGATGCAAAAAGTGTAATTTCTCTTTTGTTGAATTATTATCCAGAAAAATTTCAAAATCCAGATTCTTTCAAAATTTCTAAATATGCTTTTGGACAAGATTATCATTTTGTCATTAAAGAAAAGCTTAAGGAGTTATTATTTTCTATCCAATCAACTATTGGTGAGGTTTCAGGTCGTGCATTTGTAGATTCTGCGCCAGTATTGGATAAAGCTTGGGCTGCAAAAAGTGGCTTAGGCTGGATAGGTAAAAATAGTAATTTATTAACTCAAAAAGTAGGTTCTTTTTACTTCATAGCTGAACTCATTATAGATTTAGATTTAGATTATGATAATTCTACATCGGATCATTGTGGAACCTGTACATCTTGTATCGACGCTTGTCCAACTGAAGCGATTGTAGCACCGTATATTGTAGATGGAAGTAAATGTATCTCTTATTTTACTATAGAACTTAAAGAGAATATTCCTCATGAAATGAAAGGAAATTTTGATGATTGGGTATTTGGATGTGATGTCTGTCAGGACGTTTGTCCATGGAATAAGTTTTCAAAAGCACATAATGAACCTTTATTTAATCCAAATCCAGAATTACTTTCTATGTCCAAAAAAGATTGGAAAGAAATTACCGAAGAAACGTTTAAAGTTGTGTTTGAAAATTCGCCTCTTAAAAGGGCAAAGTTCGATGGGTTAAAGAGAAATATTGATTTTCTAGAATAACTTTGAGTACTAGATTAAGCTAATTAATTTGAATGTTTTTTATAGAAGATTCTCTAATAATAACATTAGTGTCTAATTCAATAGTTCTTGGCTTAAAAGGAGTTCCTTCTTTATGGCAATTCATTTCTTCTAATAATAAGTTGAAAGACTCAATTCCCATTTCATGGCTAGGTTGATTTACAGTACTTAACTTTGGTGTAAGCACTTGTGACATAAACCAATTGCTAAAACCGATTACTGATACTTGATCTGGAACTTTAATTTTATTGTCATTAAAATAAGACAAAACTCCAACGGCAACCAAATCCGTAACTGCAAATATTCCATCAACATCTGGATGGTCTTTTATTATTTGTTTTGCAAAATCTAATCCTTCTTGAAAGTTTACTGTTTCACAAGTATAGACTAATTTGGTATCAAAAGGAATGTTGTTTTTTTCTAATGCTTTTTTATATCCAATATAACGGTCAATTGAATTTTGAGGATTTAAAGGACCACGAATATGAACAATCTTTTTACAATTATTATCTATTAAATGTTGAACAGCATTAAATGCTGCTTTTTGATCATCTATAATTACTTTCGAACAAGAAATTAGTTTGTTGATTTTATCAAACATTACAAAAGGAATATTCCGAGTGATTATTTCTT contains:
- a CDS encoding LacI family DNA-binding transcriptional regulator, whose amino-acid sequence is MKDITLKEIATKLGISITTVSKALKNYPDVSAKTKQAVIDLAQNLHYTPNSFAVNLRTKESKTIGLIIPEVVHHFFSNVVNAIIDEAEKNGYLVIILQSNESLTLEKKQVELLIKKRVDGIIISLSNESNNDDHLKEIITRNIPFVMFDKINKLISCSKVIIDDQKAAFNAVQHLIDNNCKKIVHIRGPLNPQNSIDRYIGYKKALEKNNIPFDTKLVYTCETVNFQEGLDFAKQIIKDHPDVDGIFAVTDLVAVGVLSYFNDNKIKVPDQVSVIGFSNWFMSQVLTPKLSTVNQPSHEMGIESFNLLLEEMNCHKEGTPFKPRTIELDTNVIIRESSIKNIQIN
- a CDS encoding cbb3-type cytochrome c oxidase subunit I produces the protein MSAEGHDHGHDHEHEHHHKDTFITKYIFSIDHKMIAKQYLLTGIIMGVIGVGMSMLFRMQLAWPEQSFKIFNILLGDKWAPNGVMANDIYLSLVTIHGTIMVFFVLTAGLSGTFSNLLIPLQIGARDMASGFMNMISYWLFFLSSVIMISSLFVESGPANAGWTIYPPLSALPQAISGSGLGMTLWLVSMAIFIASSLMGSLNYVVTVINLRTKGMSMTRLPLTIWAFFVTAIIGIVSFPVLLSAALLLIFDRSFGTSFFLSDIYIAGEVLHYQGGSPVLFEHLFWFLGHPEVYIVLLPALGITSEVIATNSRKPIFGYRAMIMSILAIAFLSTIVWGHHMFISGMNPFLGSVFTFTTLLIAIPSAVKAFNYITTLWKGNLQLNPAMLFSIGLVSTFITGGLTGIILGDSTLDINVHDTYFVVAHFHLVMGISALYGMFAGIYHWFPRMFGRMLNKNLGYVHFWVTAICAYGVFFPMHFIGLAGLPRRYYTNTNFPLFDDLQNVNVLITTFALIGGAFQLVFLYNFFSSIFYGKKSVQNPWKSNTLEWTAPVEHIHGNWPGEIPEVHRWPYDYSNPAHDVDFVPQNVPMKEGEEVLHH
- the ruvB gene encoding Holliday junction branch migration DNA helicase RuvB: MNENLDPTKNGYNADELDLEKRLRPLSFDDFAGQDQILENLKVFVQAANQRNEALDHTLFHGPPGLGKTTLANILANELQVGIKITSGPVLDKPGDLAGLLTNLEERDVLFIDEIHRLSPIVEEYLYSAMEDFKIDIMIESGPNARTVQINLNPFTLIGATTRSGLLTAPMRARFGISSRLQYYTTELLTTIVERSAAIFKMPITMEAAIEIAGRSRGTPRIANALLRRVRDFAQIKGNGKIDIEIARYALKALNVDAHGLDEMDNKILTTIIEKFKGGPVGLSTLATAVSESSETIEEVYEPFLIQEGFIMRTPRGREVTDKAYKHLGKLKTNIQGGLF
- the queG gene encoding tRNA epoxyqueuosine(34) reductase QueG, giving the protein MSLKSKYTAFIKSEAKRLGFFACGISKAQFLEEEAPRLENWLNKNRNGEMSYMENHFDKRLNPTLLVDDAKSVISLLLNYYPEKFQNPDSFKISKYAFGQDYHFVIKEKLKELLFSIQSTIGEVSGRAFVDSAPVLDKAWAAKSGLGWIGKNSNLLTQKVGSFYFIAELIIDLDLDYDNSTSDHCGTCTSCIDACPTEAIVAPYIVDGSKCISYFTIELKENIPHEMKGNFDDWVFGCDVCQDVCPWNKFSKAHNEPLFNPNPELLSMSKKDWKEITEETFKVVFENSPLKRAKFDGLKRNIDFLE
- a CDS encoding cytochrome c oxidase subunit II; protein product: MTSLLVIIVLVLLAVALWQLTKIFDLTQVGSNSDSSQVATDNDNNVQGYLMFGFLAFIYIFTIYGLFKWGSLVLHTPASEHGALVDNLMNITWVLIFIVQAITQVLLHYFAFKYRGKKDQKALYFADNNKLEAIWSVIPAVVLAGLILYGLYAWTNIMFIDDEDDTVVIELYAQQFKWTARYAGNDNVLGKANVRYIEGVNTLGVDLGDPYSQDDIVVSELHIPKGKKIHFKMRSQDVLHSAYMPYFRAQMNCVPGMVTEFAFTPIYTTSEYRDLPFMIEKVANINAIRTKKSAELVANGETALDPYAFDYLLLCNKICGASHYNMQMKVIVDTPEEYKKWLSEKATLVQEVKTSKIPAPVEGGTGKDSTSAKDTAAVAKIAMK